A single window of Fischerella sp. PCC 9605 DNA harbors:
- a CDS encoding 50S ribosomal protein L23 yields the protein MTNFDPRKLPDLVRRPIVTEKATMLMEQNKYTFEVSPKATKPEIKAAIESLFDVKVVQVNTANPPRKKRRVGRFIGYKPQYKRAIVTVATGDVDKIRQVLFPEV from the coding sequence GTGACTAACTTTGACCCCCGCAAACTTCCTGACTTAGTGCGTCGCCCAATTGTTACCGAAAAGGCGACCATGCTGATGGAGCAAAATAAATATACTTTTGAAGTTTCTCCAAAAGCGACCAAGCCAGAAATTAAGGCGGCTATAGAAAGTTTATTTGATGTCAAGGTCGTACAGGTAAATACCGCCAACCCACCACGCAAAAAGCGACGTGTTGGCAGATTCATTGGTTACAAACCTCAATACAAGCGAGCCATTGTCACAGTGGCAACTGGGGATGTAGACAAGATTAGACAAGTTCTATTCCCAGAAGTGTAA
- the rplD gene encoding 50S ribosomal protein L4, whose product MFECVVKNWQGEQVGQKSFELRVAKEQTAAHVVHRALVRQMTNARQGTASTKTRSEVRGGGRKPWRQKGTGRARAGSIRSPLWRGGGVIFGPKPKEYHLKMNRKERRLALRTVFASRVNDLIVVEEFSEQLSRPKTKELVSAIARWGAEPEQKTLLILSEKSDNVYLSARNIENLKLIAADQLNVYDLLHADKIVVTASALEKIQEVYSD is encoded by the coding sequence ATGTTTGAATGTGTAGTCAAAAATTGGCAAGGAGAGCAAGTCGGGCAAAAAAGCTTCGAGTTGCGGGTTGCCAAGGAACAAACAGCGGCTCATGTTGTGCATAGAGCCTTGGTTAGACAAATGACCAATGCTCGCCAAGGAACAGCCAGCACAAAAACCCGCTCCGAAGTTAGAGGAGGCGGTCGCAAACCTTGGCGGCAAAAAGGTACCGGTCGGGCGCGGGCTGGGTCTATTCGTTCACCGTTGTGGCGTGGTGGTGGTGTGATCTTTGGGCCAAAACCCAAAGAATATCATCTGAAGATGAACCGCAAAGAACGGCGTTTGGCATTGCGGACAGTATTTGCTAGCCGCGTTAACGATTTGATTGTGGTAGAAGAATTTAGCGAACAGCTATCACGTCCCAAAACCAAAGAATTGGTGTCAGCGATCGCTCGCTGGGGTGCCGAACCAGAGCAAAAAACACTGTTAATCTTGTCTGAAAAAAGCGATAACGTCTATTTGTCAGCTCGCAACATTGAGAATTTAAAGCTAATTGCCGCTGACCAGTTAAACGTTTATGATTTGTTGCACGCTGACAAGATAGTTGTGACGGCATCAGCCCTAGAAAAAATTCAGGAGGTCTACAGTGACTAA
- the rplC gene encoding 50S ribosomal protein L3 has translation MSVGILGTKLGMTQIFDDAGVAIPVTVIQAGPCTVTQVKTKQTDGYSAIQVGYGEVKPKALNKPLLGHLAKSSAPGLRHLKEYRIDNSGDYSLGQEIKADIFSAGQTVDVIGTSIGRGFAGNQKRNNFGRGPMSHGSKNHRAPGSIGAGTTPGRVYPGKRAPGRLGGSRTTVRKLTVVRVDPERNLLLIKGAVPGKPGALVDIVPAKVVG, from the coding sequence GTGTCTGTAGGTATTCTCGGCACCAAACTGGGCATGACCCAAATCTTTGACGATGCGGGAGTAGCTATTCCTGTCACCGTCATTCAAGCGGGACCATGCACCGTTACTCAAGTTAAAACAAAACAGACCGACGGTTACTCCGCCATCCAAGTAGGCTATGGCGAAGTCAAGCCAAAGGCGCTGAACAAACCATTGTTAGGCCACCTAGCTAAATCATCTGCCCCAGGATTGCGTCACTTAAAGGAATATCGCATCGACAATTCCGGTGATTATTCCCTAGGTCAAGAGATTAAGGCGGATATTTTTAGTGCGGGTCAAACTGTAGATGTCATAGGTACAAGTATTGGTCGCGGTTTTGCTGGTAACCAGAAACGCAACAACTTCGGTCGCGGGCCTATGTCGCACGGTTCTAAAAACCACAGAGCGCCTGGTTCCATCGGTGCTGGTACCACTCCCGGTCGTGTCTATCCAGGTAAGCGGGCACCGGGTCGTTTGGGAGGTAGCCGCACTACAGTTCGTAAACTGACTGTAGTACGTGTAGACCCGGAACGCAATTTATTGCTCATCAAGGGAGCTGTTCCTGGTAAACCAGGAGCCTTGGTGGATATTGTGCCTGCCAAAGTAGTTGGTTAG
- a CDS encoding NAD(P)H-quinone oxidoreductase subunit N, whose product MALITTGNTLIRDLEKNGALGVYVPLEGGFEGRYRRRLRAAGYTSLHITARGLGDLAAYLTGVHGVRPPHLGKKSTGSGAAVGYVYYVPPIVNYQLEHLPPKSKGLVLWIIEGHILSDQEIEYLANLPKLEPRVKVVIERGGDRAFRWMPLEKTLLAS is encoded by the coding sequence ATGGCACTAATTACCACTGGTAACACTTTAATTCGCGATCTGGAAAAAAATGGCGCTCTTGGTGTGTACGTACCTCTAGAAGGAGGTTTTGAAGGTCGGTACAGACGCCGACTGCGGGCAGCAGGCTATACTAGCCTCCATATCACCGCTAGGGGACTGGGGGATTTGGCAGCCTATCTCACAGGAGTTCATGGAGTTAGACCTCCACATCTTGGTAAAAAAAGCACAGGTAGTGGGGCAGCAGTAGGTTATGTCTACTATGTGCCGCCAATTGTTAACTATCAGCTAGAGCATTTACCACCTAAGTCAAAAGGACTGGTGTTGTGGATTATTGAAGGGCATATTCTTTCCGATCAGGAAATTGAGTATTTAGCGAATTTACCCAAATTGGAACCACGGGTCAAAGTAGTGATTGAAAGGGGTGGCGATCGCGCTTTCCGTTGGATGCCTTTAGAAAAAACTCTGTTAGCTAGCTAG
- a CDS encoding GNAT family N-acetyltransferase produces the protein MQIRPATPADVTAVLPMVAKICALHESWDAAKFGILPYPENRYEKWLQRLATDKRSVFLVAENQGRLVAFLVATVEREIPIYRLQEYAVVHDLWVEPEYRQNGIARQMVMQAIERFQQMEIQQIRLDTAAINEAARRLFASCGFKISTVEMLMEISD, from the coding sequence ATGCAGATCCGTCCCGCTACACCAGCCGATGTAACTGCTGTTTTACCAATGGTTGCTAAGATTTGTGCATTACACGAATCTTGGGATGCGGCTAAATTTGGTATTCTTCCTTATCCAGAAAATCGCTATGAAAAATGGTTGCAGCGTCTGGCTACTGATAAGCGCAGTGTATTTCTTGTCGCTGAGAATCAAGGGCGATTGGTAGCGTTCTTGGTAGCGACGGTGGAGCGAGAAATACCAATTTATCGCTTGCAGGAATACGCTGTCGTTCACGATCTTTGGGTTGAGCCAGAATACCGCCAGAATGGAATTGCGCGGCAAATGGTAATGCAAGCGATTGAACGCTTTCAGCAAATGGAAATTCAGCAAATTCGCCTGGATACAGCTGCTATTAATGAGGCGGCGCGGCGTTTGTTTGCATCCTGTGGATTTAAGATCAGCACTGTAGAAATGCTGATGGAAATTAGTGATTAG
- a CDS encoding ABC transporter permease — protein sequence MIYQRSLFLDKKFKFSQFQTLLADILTIFWGDWLELRVRIAQVAASGLVSPLIYILAFGLGLGNSIRPGAGISGSYDNYLEFILPGMVALSSMTVSFGGTTFSICGDRLFTKNFEELLLVPVHPLALHIGKMLAGVVRGLMTSGSVILVALLFTGNWRFLHPLFLLLLVLNSAVFAGLGVIVGLTVRSLEAVGLYNNFVIVPMSFLGATFFDPSTLPVVLKAVVYLLPLTYASIGLRAAAYLPLSQFPWYSLPILLVMAIALSLWGANLFSQQQD from the coding sequence GTGATTTATCAGCGATCGCTATTTTTAGACAAGAAATTTAAATTTTCACAATTTCAAACCCTTCTAGCGGATATTCTCACTATTTTTTGGGGAGATTGGCTGGAATTACGTGTAAGAATTGCACAAGTGGCTGCATCTGGATTAGTATCTCCACTTATATACATTTTGGCATTTGGCTTGGGTTTAGGTAATTCTATCCGACCAGGTGCGGGAATTAGTGGTAGCTATGATAACTACTTGGAATTTATTTTGCCAGGAATGGTGGCTTTGTCATCAATGACAGTTAGTTTTGGGGGAACAACGTTTTCCATTTGTGGAGATAGACTCTTTACCAAAAACTTTGAGGAATTATTGCTTGTCCCAGTACACCCCCTAGCCTTGCATATCGGTAAAATGCTGGCGGGAGTAGTGCGGGGGTTGATGACTTCCGGGTCTGTAATTTTGGTAGCATTGCTGTTTACCGGCAATTGGAGATTTCTCCATCCCTTGTTTTTACTGTTGTTGGTATTAAATAGTGCTGTTTTTGCTGGACTGGGAGTCATTGTGGGGTTAACAGTGCGATCGCTCGAAGCAGTGGGACTCTACAATAACTTTGTGATTGTTCCCATGTCCTTCTTAGGAGCAACATTTTTCGACCCAAGTACATTACCAGTAGTTCTCAAAGCTGTAGTTTACTTGTTGCCCCTCACCTACGCCAGCATCGGATTGCGTGCAGCGGCATATTTACCATTGTCGCAGTTTCCTTGGTATAGCTTGCCGATTTTGCTAGTAATGGCGATCGCTCTTTCCCTATGGGGTGCTAATCTATTTTCGCAGCAGCAGGATTAA
- a CDS encoding DUF3172 domain-containing protein, whose protein sequence is MRRKSVGRTTTTPKPSLFQSPMFNFTTIAILGGVFVLGIGIGIAFSSTATFTPSNVASREFIDTKAPNPELCVQYGASAMVMDTRLFVTLNPFNVYVSQPSMRPGCVLRTNNWAILEQRKLVTNDQVRDCKNRLNTFGYTGDLGEKPDIDCIYQNEAAKNFFITEPGAVAPPIETDRF, encoded by the coding sequence ATGAGACGAAAATCCGTTGGTAGAACGACTACTACTCCTAAACCCTCTCTTTTCCAATCCCCTATGTTCAATTTCACCACCATAGCAATTTTGGGAGGGGTGTTTGTTTTGGGCATAGGGATTGGTATTGCTTTTAGTTCTACGGCTACATTTACACCATCCAACGTGGCTTCCCGTGAATTTATTGATACCAAAGCACCAAACCCTGAACTTTGCGTGCAGTATGGAGCCAGCGCTATGGTGATGGACACCAGACTTTTTGTAACACTCAACCCCTTTAATGTATACGTTTCTCAGCCTAGTATGCGTCCAGGATGCGTTCTGCGTACCAACAACTGGGCAATTTTAGAGCAACGCAAGCTAGTGACAAACGATCAGGTTAGAGATTGCAAAAACCGTTTGAATACCTTTGGCTACACAGGTGATTTGGGTGAAAAACCTGACATTGATTGCATTTACCAAAACGAGGCTGCTAAAAACTTCTTTATCACTGAACCAGGAGCAGTGGCTCCCCCAATAGAAACGGATAGATTTTAA
- a CDS encoding AMIN domain-containing protein has translation MEKQRKKKLFSRWHSKQLLRVSLFGIYAVFALETGSSNAAPASRETGSSNAAPVSRLEDWRFYPEGLQLEITLSAPSQPRYFYLSQPPRIVIDLPGTKLGYVSTQQNYSGAIKSIRVSQLNADVTRIVMDLVPGTFVDPNQVQLQPVSWQNPTRWVIRPITGGNNTSLGPANSLPSGNQPSTPGFYNPPPPSGNFPPTPGFYSQPQPSGYLPPTPGFYNQPQPPSNLPSTPGFYNQPQPSGYLPPTPGFYNQSQPPSNLPPANSNSSQPPLVTVPPLSPNNPSQPPNSVLPPATFPNQPGNPNGIPFFPTPNSPNYPVSTPNNQSTYPNSGAIEFGQPLPNPTR, from the coding sequence ATGGAAAAGCAACGAAAAAAAAAGCTATTTTCCCGGTGGCATAGTAAGCAATTATTGAGAGTCAGTTTATTTGGCATATATGCGGTATTTGCTCTCGAAACTGGCAGTAGTAATGCTGCACCAGCATCAAGAGAAACTGGTAGTAGTAATGCCGCGCCAGTATCAAGATTAGAAGACTGGCGTTTTTACCCAGAAGGATTACAGCTAGAAATTACTCTCTCTGCACCTTCACAGCCACGCTACTTCTACCTTTCTCAACCTCCTCGCATTGTTATAGATTTACCAGGTACGAAATTGGGTTATGTTTCTACTCAACAGAATTATTCTGGAGCTATAAAAAGTATCCGCGTTTCGCAATTAAATGCAGATGTAACTCGCATTGTAATGGACTTGGTACCAGGAACTTTTGTAGATCCCAACCAAGTGCAATTACAGCCTGTCTCCTGGCAAAATCCTACGCGTTGGGTGATACGTCCTATTACAGGTGGGAATAATACATCTTTAGGGCCTGCAAATTCTCTACCTTCAGGCAACCAGCCATCAACTCCAGGTTTTTATAATCCACCTCCGCCTTCAGGCAACTTCCCTCCAACTCCAGGTTTTTACAGCCAACCACAGCCATCAGGTTACTTACCCCCAACTCCGGGTTTTTACAATCAACCACAACCCCCTAGCAACCTACCGTCAACTCCAGGTTTTTACAACCAACCACAGCCATCAGGTTACTTACCCCCAACTCCAGGCTTTTACAACCAATCACAACCCCCTAGCAACCTACCCCCAGCTAACTCCAATTCCTCACAGCCACCCTTGGTGACTGTACCACCTCTGTCTCCTAATAATCCTTCTCAACCGCCTAATTCTGTACTTCCACCAGCTACTTTTCCCAACCAGCCTGGTAATCCCAACGGCATTCCTTTTTTTCCAACACCAAATTCACCCAATTACCCTGTCTCGACTCCTAACAATCAAAGCACTTATCCCAATTCTGGAGCAATTGAGTTTGGTCAACCGCTACCCAACCCCACCCGATAA
- a CDS encoding cation:proton antiporter, producing MHTVVLVLIEVLIVIGLSRLVGLAFRWINQPLVIGEIVAGIMLGPSLFGLVTPGLAATLFPPETVPFLNVLSQVGLIFFMFLIGLELNPKYLSGNLEIAVLTSHVSILVPFSLGTLLAVLLYPLLSNASVSFTAFALFLGAAMSITAFPVLARIITENNLQGTRLGTLALTCAAVDDVTAWCLLAVAIAVARTGSIASAFPTIVESLVYIGVMVTLGRNFLSRLAIYYRRTKRLNQLVMALIYIGVVASALITEFIGIHLIFGAFLLGAIMPKNAGLVRELAIKTEDFVLIFLLPVFFAYSGLRTQIGLLNSPQVWLLCALVLAVAIAGKYVGTYVAARVSGIEKREASALGWLMNTRGLTELIVLNIGLELGVISPLLFTMLVIMALVTTFMTSPLLEWTYPKKLIRLDVVEAEPEAETGTETVVVSEITDRPYRVLVPVANPDTQKGLVQLAVAIAINYQQPAIVNPLSLIELQEDYAYESTPVEANRLIQERHQQLEELIQRLEPSAARSYVHPIVRISNNVARETAQIAAIEQADLILVGWHRPAFSNNRLGGRVGQILTTATVDVAVFIDRGEGRLESLLVPYSANIHDDLALILALRLLVNRDTCHLQVLQVLSENQIKNELSYELHTLMEQLPRRVRDRIDINIMEAAEPIQAVVAASQGVDLTIAGASRAWGIERQTLGRYTDELAIQCRSSLLITRRYSQVTSHLASVLTEVKSEVAS from the coding sequence ATGCACACAGTTGTTCTCGTTTTAATTGAGGTGCTGATTGTCATTGGACTGTCTCGGCTAGTAGGATTAGCATTCCGGTGGATTAACCAACCATTAGTAATCGGAGAGATTGTTGCTGGGATAATGCTCGGGCCCTCTCTGTTTGGCTTAGTTACTCCAGGGCTAGCAGCTACCTTATTTCCTCCTGAAACAGTTCCTTTCCTGAATGTTCTGTCTCAGGTAGGACTGATATTTTTCATGTTTCTAATTGGTCTGGAGTTAAACCCAAAATACCTGAGCGGTAATTTAGAAATAGCAGTTTTAACTTCGCATGTCAGCATTTTAGTACCTTTTTCCTTGGGAACCCTGCTGGCGGTACTACTTTATCCTTTACTTTCTAATGCTAGTGTATCTTTTACTGCCTTTGCCCTGTTTTTAGGGGCGGCGATGTCGATTACTGCTTTCCCTGTACTGGCGCGAATTATTACTGAGAACAACTTGCAGGGGACACGCTTAGGAACATTAGCCCTGACTTGTGCTGCTGTAGATGATGTGACAGCTTGGTGCTTGTTAGCAGTAGCGATCGCTGTAGCACGCACCGGAAGCATTGCTAGTGCTTTTCCAACCATAGTTGAAAGCTTGGTATACATTGGCGTAATGGTAACGCTGGGACGAAATTTTCTCTCTCGTCTTGCTATCTACTATCGCCGTACCAAACGCCTCAACCAATTGGTTATGGCGCTCATTTACATTGGAGTAGTTGCTTCAGCACTGATTACAGAATTCATTGGCATTCACCTGATCTTTGGAGCATTTTTACTTGGGGCAATCATGCCTAAAAATGCTGGTTTAGTAAGGGAATTAGCTATCAAAACAGAAGACTTCGTCTTGATTTTTCTCTTGCCAGTGTTTTTTGCCTACAGCGGTCTGCGGACGCAAATTGGCTTGCTCAACAGTCCCCAAGTGTGGCTGTTGTGTGCGTTGGTGCTAGCAGTAGCGATCGCAGGCAAGTATGTTGGTACATATGTAGCAGCTAGAGTCAGTGGTATTGAAAAGCGAGAAGCTTCGGCACTCGGTTGGTTAATGAATACTCGCGGTTTAACTGAACTGATAGTACTCAATATCGGCTTAGAGTTGGGAGTAATTTCGCCCTTGCTCTTTACCATGCTGGTAATCATGGCGTTAGTCACCACATTTATGACTTCGCCATTGCTGGAGTGGACTTATCCGAAAAAGCTGATCAGGCTGGATGTGGTTGAGGCTGAACCCGAAGCAGAAACAGGTACAGAGACCGTAGTCGTTAGTGAGATTACCGATCGTCCCTACCGAGTTTTAGTGCCAGTAGCTAATCCAGATACCCAAAAAGGTCTGGTACAACTAGCAGTAGCGATCGCAATTAATTACCAACAACCCGCTATTGTTAATCCCCTCAGCTTAATTGAACTTCAAGAAGATTATGCCTATGAGAGTACCCCTGTTGAAGCAAATCGACTAATCCAAGAGCGTCACCAACAGTTAGAAGAATTAATTCAACGCCTAGAACCATCAGCTGCACGCTCTTACGTGCATCCCATCGTTCGCATCTCCAACAATGTCGCCCGGGAAACTGCACAAATAGCCGCAATCGAACAGGCAGATTTAATTCTCGTTGGCTGGCACCGTCCAGCTTTTAGTAACAATCGCTTAGGCGGACGAGTTGGTCAAATTCTGACCACGGCAACGGTTGATGTAGCAGTGTTCATTGACCGAGGAGAAGGCCGCTTGGAGAGTTTGTTAGTTCCTTACTCTGCCAACATCCATGATGATTTGGCATTAATACTTGCTCTGAGACTACTTGTCAATCGCGATACTTGCCATTTGCAGGTATTACAGGTACTGTCAGAAAATCAAATCAAAAATGAATTGAGTTACGAGCTTCATACTCTCATGGAGCAATTGCCTCGCAGGGTGCGCGATCGCATTGACATTAATATCATGGAAGCCGCAGAGCCAATCCAAGCTGTAGTTGCAGCTTCTCAAGGCGTTGATCTTACAATTGCAGGTGCAAGCCGTGCTTGGGGTATAGAACGCCAAACTTTGGGAAGATACACAGATGAACTAGCTATTCAGTGCCGTTCTTCGCTGCTAATTACTCGTCGTTATAGTCAAGTGACTTCTCACCTCGCTTCAGTGCTTACTGAAGTTAAATCAGAAGTTGCAAGTTAG
- a CDS encoding GDSL-type esterase/lipase family protein has protein sequence MQVFLKPSSMQLSTRSTTTQPLKIVALGDSLVYGFGDPDGGGWVERLRRRWMSPDNVGHVLYNLGVRGDRVQQVAQRLEVEFRHRGELRNQVPDLIILSVGINDSARLGRPNGRNYTEFAVFEAQIASLLEMAQQLCPVLFVGMTSIDEAKMPFLDCLYYNHADQYRYKEATRLACLKRGIPYLDIFQKWMERGETWWSKRLSNDGLHPNTLGYQALLDDVINWEAIATYQSNPIPIKHYH, from the coding sequence ATGCAGGTATTTTTAAAACCTTCCTCAATGCAACTGTCTACTCGATCAACCACAACTCAGCCTTTAAAGATTGTCGCACTGGGGGATAGTTTAGTATACGGATTCGGAGATCCAGATGGGGGTGGCTGGGTTGAACGATTGCGACGGCGGTGGATGTCACCCGATAATGTCGGTCACGTTCTTTATAATCTAGGCGTACGTGGCGATCGCGTCCAACAAGTAGCCCAAAGATTGGAAGTTGAATTTCGTCACCGGGGTGAACTACGCAATCAAGTTCCCGACTTGATTATTCTCTCGGTAGGAATCAATGATTCAGCACGATTGGGTCGTCCTAATGGACGGAATTATACAGAATTTGCCGTTTTTGAAGCACAAATCGCTTCTCTACTGGAGATGGCGCAGCAACTCTGTCCTGTATTATTTGTGGGTATGACATCAATCGATGAGGCAAAAATGCCGTTTCTCGATTGCTTGTACTACAATCACGCTGACCAGTATCGCTACAAAGAAGCGACTCGCCTTGCTTGCCTCAAACGGGGAATTCCTTATCTTGATATCTTTCAAAAATGGATGGAACGCGGTGAAACATGGTGGTCTAAACGCTTGAGCAATGATGGTCTTCACCCCAACACACTAGGCTATCAAGCGTTATTAGATGATGTCATTAATTGGGAAGCGATCGCAACTTATCAAAGCAATCCTATTCCCATTAAGCATTATCACTAG
- a CDS encoding FHA domain-containing protein — translation MNSGSLEIQLSWQDPVTGERREPRLRAPIAFGREFARMPAELRGQPVVRMVLNHDQVSRFHALIEWEQNQLVVTDQGSVNGIHVNGQRQTRAVVNSGDLLQIGPYVISVTFVAALTPPSPPPPVHSGNSVINFNPSTNLPDPTLPPQQPVTPTGSNFPPPMFQQQQIPVQALHATGLPVDETDYLAVGAGLGSFIWVDLLRISSVNSEKIVALGIDKEPYARYKLLCLNSQIPLHERLRSNSDSCPDNIWGWPSYALREAWHDFTKGKLNDAVKYLWKVFAEPTFAETYTPRAGNVFDSIDREAKRIGWDKIYRFGRVLAIRKTDDGRYCVAYSRGRGNHAFFVSRYLHIATGYPALQFLPHLQAYRERYKDFKSVVNAYEDHNHVYQQLEHQGGRVLIQGRGIVASRIVQRIYEARQKNPNISILHLMRSPKPQGNKYGNSQRSVKHHIELQPFNWPKACWGGELRETLEKAPPEVRKELLSNKVWGGTTTADRLDWQRITDTGIREGWYKIQFAVVTKVEQDAQNHIITYIEDKDFGEIQLPAVDFIIDATGLDAKVKESPLLQDLVEHYNLPLNPVGRLAVANDFELVEMRNDKGKIYAAGAITFGGSYAAVDSFLGLQYACLRAVDGLAAARAPGVHSLNPATSFGQWLKWVFNQSPT, via the coding sequence ATGAATAGTGGTTCTTTAGAAATTCAATTATCTTGGCAAGATCCAGTCACGGGAGAACGGCGAGAACCAAGGTTACGGGCACCTATTGCCTTTGGTAGAGAATTTGCCCGTATGCCTGCCGAACTCAGAGGACAGCCCGTAGTCCGAATGGTACTTAACCACGATCAAGTTTCCCGCTTCCATGCGTTAATTGAATGGGAACAAAACCAGTTGGTAGTAACCGATCAAGGTAGCGTCAACGGTATCCACGTCAATGGTCAACGTCAAACACGGGCTGTTGTTAATAGTGGCGATCTTTTGCAAATTGGCCCTTACGTAATTTCTGTAACCTTTGTTGCTGCACTTACTCCTCCTAGCCCACCTCCACCAGTCCATAGTGGCAATTCTGTCATCAACTTCAACCCTAGTACCAACCTTCCAGACCCCACTTTACCTCCACAACAACCCGTAACACCGACGGGTAGTAATTTCCCACCACCGATGTTTCAGCAGCAACAAATCCCCGTACAGGCGCTTCATGCTACGGGTTTGCCAGTTGATGAAACTGACTACCTAGCAGTTGGGGCAGGATTGGGTAGTTTTATTTGGGTGGATTTACTGAGAATTTCGAGTGTTAATAGTGAAAAAATAGTCGCACTGGGTATAGACAAAGAGCCATATGCCCGTTACAAACTTCTGTGTTTGAATTCGCAAATTCCTTTACACGAAAGACTGCGCTCCAATTCAGACTCTTGCCCTGATAATATTTGGGGCTGGCCTAGTTATGCTTTGCGGGAAGCTTGGCATGACTTTACTAAAGGCAAATTAAATGATGCCGTTAAATATCTATGGAAAGTTTTTGCTGAGCCTACTTTTGCTGAAACTTATACCCCTCGTGCAGGAAATGTGTTTGATTCTATTGATCGAGAGGCAAAGCGCATTGGTTGGGACAAAATCTATCGCTTCGGGCGAGTTCTGGCGATTCGCAAAACCGATGATGGCAGATATTGTGTAGCCTATTCTCGCGGACGCGGAAATCATGCTTTTTTTGTCAGTCGTTATTTACACATAGCTACTGGCTACCCAGCACTTCAGTTTCTCCCTCATTTACAAGCTTATCGAGAAAGATACAAAGACTTTAAGTCGGTTGTGAATGCCTACGAAGACCACAACCATGTCTACCAACAACTAGAACACCAAGGCGGCAGAGTACTGATTCAAGGGCGGGGAATTGTTGCTTCCCGAATTGTGCAACGCATCTATGAAGCACGACAGAAAAATCCAAATATTTCTATTTTGCATTTAATGCGATCGCCCAAACCGCAAGGTAATAAATATGGCAATTCTCAGCGTTCGGTCAAGCACCATATTGAATTGCAACCGTTTAACTGGCCGAAAGCTTGTTGGGGTGGAGAACTGCGAGAAACATTGGAAAAGGCCCCTCCAGAGGTGCGTAAAGAATTATTATCAAACAAAGTTTGGGGAGGAACTACCACCGCCGATCGCCTAGACTGGCAGCGCATTACAGATACTGGTATCAGAGAGGGTTGGTATAAAATTCAATTTGCTGTGGTAACGAAAGTAGAACAAGATGCTCAAAACCACATCATTACCTATATCGAAGACAAAGACTTTGGGGAAATTCAACTTCCTGCTGTTGACTTTATTATTGATGCCACTGGACTTGATGCCAAGGTAAAAGAAAGTCCTTTGCTACAAGATTTGGTGGAACATTACAACCTGCCCCTCAATCCCGTAGGGCGCTTGGCTGTTGCTAACGATTTTGAGTTAGTAGAAATGCGTAACGATAAAGGTAAAATATACGCTGCGGGAGCAATTACTTTTGGTGGATCGTATGCCGCTGTAGATAGTTTTCTAGGGTTGCAATATGCGTGCTTGCGCGCTGTTGATGGTCTTGCTGCTGCCCGTGCGCCTGGAGTGCATAGCTTAAACCCCGCTACTTCTTTTGGGCAATGGTTAAAGTGGGTGTTCAATCAATCTCCTACGTAA
- a CDS encoding FHA domain-containing protein gives MNALTLQWHDAGQAKTQKIYEQQPSKNPGTVRIGRDPLRCDIVLSHPTVSGLHVEIFFHTQQQRFLIRNLREQNPPIVDGQKLSQDEMPLSEGSIIYLGQQQLKVTVVSVPAASSVPPTILIPPQPHAINPQPAAPVARPQPQVNYTPPVQPQPQQAGGHHYHSPRPPAQPQGQEVYGLQCPRCKKISSYKNLLLGCQHCGHSLQDAPSVLVPPNS, from the coding sequence ATGAATGCACTTACTTTACAGTGGCACGATGCAGGTCAAGCCAAAACTCAGAAAATTTACGAACAACAGCCAAGCAAAAATCCTGGAACTGTCCGCATCGGTCGCGATCCACTCCGGTGCGATATTGTTTTGAGTCACCCTACCGTGTCAGGTCTACACGTAGAAATCTTTTTTCACACTCAGCAGCAGCGCTTTTTGATTAGGAATTTGCGAGAACAAAATCCCCCTATTGTGGATGGACAGAAACTATCTCAAGATGAGATGCCTCTAAGTGAAGGTAGTATTATCTATTTGGGTCAACAGCAGCTAAAAGTTACAGTTGTCTCCGTTCCTGCTGCTAGCAGCGTTCCACCAACAATTTTGATACCACCGCAACCACACGCCATAAACCCCCAACCAGCAGCGCCTGTAGCACGACCACAACCACAAGTAAATTACACACCGCCTGTACAGCCACAACCACAGCAAGCTGGAGGACATCATTACCATTCACCAAGACCCCCTGCACAACCCCAAGGGCAGGAAGTTTATGGCTTACAGTGTCCTAGATGTAAGAAAATTTCCTCTTATAAAAACTTACTTTTGGGCTGTCAACACTGCGGTCATTCTTTACAGGACGCACCTAGTGTTTTAGTACCACCAAATAGTTAA